The following are encoded in a window of Methylocystis rosea genomic DNA:
- a CDS encoding ParA family protein, producing the protein MNNPVIISCVNLKGGVGKTAIAVNLAAYCGIKKKKTLLIDLDPQTNATFSCISPEDWQKHAAERGTVANLLGVRQHTSAEGKSKSAAEVIKGSVFNNVDLLPSHLDLFTIDLDIGSEVARETKLKRALKDVVSDYDVIICDCPPNLTIPTQNALALSTHYIVPVSPDFLSSLGIALLLTRVKKFSDELDSPIEHAGIIMSRVGRPSYFRAQTIESLRKTFGTKVFDTEIRERSSVSESAAKNLPIFSMQDIEAVKEFTRLGGEILAEVGLTA; encoded by the coding sequence ATGAATAATCCGGTTATAATTTCCTGCGTCAACCTGAAGGGCGGAGTAGGAAAAACCGCAATTGCAGTAAACCTAGCTGCCTACTGCGGAATTAAGAAGAAGAAAACGCTCCTCATAGATTTGGACCCACAGACAAACGCCACGTTTTCTTGCATTTCTCCTGAGGATTGGCAGAAACATGCAGCAGAGCGTGGAACTGTGGCAAATCTGCTTGGAGTAAGACAACATACGAGCGCCGAGGGAAAATCTAAGAGCGCAGCAGAAGTTATAAAAGGAAGTGTTTTCAATAACGTGGATCTGCTACCCTCCCACTTGGACCTATTCACTATTGACCTTGACATTGGCTCGGAAGTTGCACGAGAAACCAAATTAAAGCGAGCACTTAAGGACGTCGTCTCTGACTACGACGTAATCATCTGCGATTGTCCTCCCAATTTAACAATTCCAACTCAGAATGCACTCGCACTAAGCACTCATTATATAGTCCCAGTTTCACCCGATTTTCTTTCTAGCTTAGGGATCGCGCTGCTGCTCACGCGCGTTAAGAAATTTTCTGATGAGCTCGATTCCCCGATTGAGCACGCGGGCATAATAATGTCTCGCGTTGGGCGCCCTTCGTATTTTAGGGCCCAAACTATCGAATCACTGAGAAAAACGTTCGGCACCAAGGTTTTTGATACCGAAATCCGTGAACGGTCGTCTGTCAGTGAATCAGCTGCAAAAAATTTACCCATTTTTAGTATGCAAGATATCGAAGCTGTGAAGGAGTTCACCCGGCTTGGCGGGGAAATACTGGCTGAAGTGGGTTTAACGGCATGA
- a CDS encoding phosphoribosyl-ATP diphosphatase: MSFTLDDLAALIKARRNDSASTSYTKTLLDAGMARIAKKFGEEAVETVIAAIEGDRSALVNEAADTLYHLLVMLEARDISLDDVLRELERRTNQSGLAEKAARGAKE, encoded by the coding sequence ATGAGTTTCACGCTCGACGATCTCGCCGCGCTCATCAAAGCGCGGCGCAACGACAGCGCCTCGACCTCCTATACGAAAACCCTGCTCGACGCCGGAATGGCGCGCATCGCCAAGAAGTTCGGCGAAGAGGCGGTCGAAACGGTGATCGCGGCGATAGAAGGCGACCGAAGCGCGCTCGTCAATGAAGCCGCCGATACGCTCTATCATCTTCTCGTCATGCTCGAAGCGCGGGACATTTCGCTCGACGACGTGTTGCGCGAACTGGAGCGGCGCACGAATCAGTCCGGGCTCGCAGAGAAAGCCGCGCGCGGAGCAAAGGAATGA
- the coaA gene encoding type I pantothenate kinase, which produces MTVAELVPNNEALSPYRHFTRAEWASLRADTPLTLTLDDLVRLKSLNDPISLEEVIEIYLPLSRLLALYVAATQGLFKATQRFLGAEDGKVPYIIGVAGSVAVGKSTTARVLRALLSRWPNTPKVELITTDGFLLPNRILEAEKLMDKKGFPESYDNKSLLRFLSDVKAGRRNVCAPVYSHMTYDVVEGEASCVDRPDILIVEGVNVLLAPRMRDGREIPFVSDFFDFSVYLDAPEDVLERWYVERFRRLQQTAFRDPKSYFRVYADLDAEETTRVAKDIWTRINLENLRQNIAPTRPRASLILTKDADHRIEEVSLRKL; this is translated from the coding sequence ATGACCGTGGCGGAGCTCGTCCCCAACAACGAGGCTCTTTCCCCCTACCGGCATTTTACGCGCGCCGAATGGGCGTCGCTGCGCGCCGATACGCCGCTGACGCTGACGCTCGATGATCTCGTCCGACTGAAATCGCTCAACGATCCGATCTCGCTCGAAGAGGTAATTGAGATCTATCTGCCGCTCTCGCGCCTGCTCGCGCTTTACGTCGCGGCGACGCAGGGCCTCTTCAAGGCGACGCAGCGCTTTCTCGGCGCCGAGGACGGCAAGGTTCCTTACATTATCGGCGTCGCAGGCTCCGTCGCCGTGGGAAAATCCACGACGGCGCGCGTGCTGCGCGCCCTGTTGTCGCGCTGGCCGAATACGCCGAAAGTGGAGCTCATCACCACCGACGGATTTCTCTTGCCCAACAGAATCCTTGAAGCCGAAAAGCTGATGGACAAGAAGGGCTTTCCGGAAAGCTACGACAATAAATCGCTGCTGCGATTTCTCTCCGATGTGAAGGCGGGGAGGCGCAATGTCTGCGCGCCGGTCTATTCGCATATGACCTATGACGTCGTCGAGGGCGAAGCGAGCTGCGTCGATCGTCCCGACATTCTCATCGTCGAAGGCGTCAACGTCTTGCTTGCGCCGCGCATGCGCGACGGCCGCGAAATTCCCTTCGTCTCCGACTTCTTCGATTTCTCGGTCTATCTCGACGCGCCCGAAGACGTGCTGGAGCGATGGTATGTGGAGCGCTTTCGGCGACTTCAGCAGACGGCGTTCCGTGATCCCAAGTCCTACTTCCGCGTCTATGCCGATCTCGACGCAGAGGAGACGACGCGCGTCGCGAAAGACATATGGACGCGCATCAACCTCGAGAATCTGCGCCAGAACATCGCCCCGACCCGCCCGCGCGCGAGTTTGATCCTCACCAAGGACGCCGATCACAGGATCGAGGAAGTGTCGCTGCGCAAATTATAA
- the hisA gene encoding 1-(5-phosphoribosyl)-5-[(5-phosphoribosylamino)methylideneamino]imidazole-4-carboxamide isomerase: MILFPAIDLKEGQCVRLAQGDMDRATVFNDDPAEQARAFQRVGFEYLHVVDLDGAFAGAPRNAQAVESILAALTIPVQLGGGIRDMRTLSCWLDKGVARVIIGTAAVKDPSFVREAARLHPGRVAVGVDAKNGFVAVDGWARATRMSALDLGKSFEDAGVSAIIYTDISRDGVLTGLNIEATLALADALTIPVIASGGLASLADVERLLQPDCRKLAGAITGRALYDGRLDPAQALAMIRARAATENA; the protein is encoded by the coding sequence GTGATTCTGTTTCCCGCAATCGATTTGAAGGAAGGTCAGTGCGTGCGCCTCGCGCAGGGCGATATGGACCGCGCGACCGTGTTCAATGACGATCCCGCCGAGCAGGCGCGCGCCTTCCAGCGAGTCGGTTTCGAATATCTGCATGTCGTCGATCTCGACGGCGCCTTCGCCGGCGCGCCGCGCAACGCCCAGGCGGTCGAATCCATTCTCGCCGCGTTGACGATTCCCGTGCAGCTTGGCGGCGGCATTCGCGACATGCGCACGCTGTCCTGCTGGTTGGACAAAGGCGTCGCGCGCGTCATCATCGGCACGGCGGCCGTCAAAGACCCGTCTTTCGTGCGCGAGGCGGCGCGCCTTCACCCGGGCCGCGTGGCGGTCGGTGTCGACGCCAAGAATGGTTTTGTCGCCGTCGACGGCTGGGCGCGCGCCACGCGCATGTCGGCGCTCGATCTTGGCAAGAGCTTCGAAGACGCGGGGGTGAGCGCCATCATCTACACCGACATCTCGCGCGACGGCGTTTTGACCGGGCTTAACATCGAGGCGACCCTGGCGCTCGCCGACGCCTTGACGATACCCGTCATCGCCTCCGGCGGCCTCGCCTCGCTCGCCGACGTGGAGCGCCTGCTGCAGCCCGACTGCCGCAAGCTCGCCGGCGCGATCACCGGACGGGCGCTCTATGACGGGCGGCTCGATCCGGCGCAGGCGCTGGCGATGATCCGCGCGCGCGCCGCGACCGAGAACGCGTGA
- the hisH gene encoding imidazole glycerol phosphate synthase subunit HisH, protein MTTAIIDYGSGNLHSALKAFERAARESQARGDICVTSDPDVVRAAERVVLPGVGAFADCRRGLMAIEGLYAALQEAVIDRGRPFLGICVGMQLMGARGLEHGETPGLGWVPGDVAAIEPADPSLKIPHMGWNTLTLSREHPLFAGVPTGERGLHAYFVHSFQLAPTSPAHILATTDYGAPLTAAVARDNLVGVQFHPEKSQRLGLALIGNFLRWRP, encoded by the coding sequence TTGACGACCGCGATCATCGACTATGGGTCGGGCAATCTGCATTCCGCCTTGAAAGCCTTTGAGCGCGCCGCCCGAGAGTCGCAGGCGCGAGGCGACATTTGCGTCACCAGCGACCCTGACGTCGTGCGCGCCGCCGAGCGCGTCGTACTGCCGGGTGTCGGCGCTTTCGCCGATTGTCGCCGCGGGTTGATGGCCATCGAGGGTCTTTACGCCGCCCTGCAAGAGGCGGTCATCGACCGCGGCCGGCCATTCTTAGGGATTTGCGTCGGAATGCAGCTCATGGGCGCGCGCGGCCTTGAACATGGTGAAACGCCGGGCCTCGGCTGGGTTCCGGGAGACGTCGCGGCCATCGAGCCTGCGGATCCTTCGCTGAAAATCCCGCATATGGGCTGGAATACGCTGACGCTGAGCCGCGAACATCCGCTCTTTGCCGGCGTGCCGACGGGAGAGCGTGGATTGCACGCCTATTTCGTGCACTCGTTTCAGCTCGCGCCGACGTCGCCGGCGCACATCCTGGCGACCACCGACTATGGCGCGCCGCTCACCGCGGCCGTGGCGCGCGACAACCTCGTCGGCGTGCAGTTTCATCCCGAAAAAAGCCAGAGGCTGGGCCTAGCGTTGATCGGCAATTTCCTGAGGTGGCGTCCGTGA
- a CDS encoding DUF2628 domain-containing protein translates to MAIFTVHFPRMAPGQLPAPDKIVFLRDGFSWPAFIFGPFWLAWRRAWLVAVLWTLLLVALALIAWQLRVSRDAMSWLTFGLAVWLGFEGERLVGWNMARRGYVEQDLVIGDDMDEAEAAYFHRHRLSEPTAKDGDAGEPAP, encoded by the coding sequence ATGGCGATATTCACTGTTCATTTTCCGCGAATGGCGCCGGGCCAGCTTCCCGCGCCGGACAAGATCGTCTTCTTGCGCGACGGCTTTTCCTGGCCGGCCTTTATTTTTGGTCCGTTCTGGCTGGCCTGGCGGCGCGCCTGGCTGGTCGCCGTCCTCTGGACGCTGCTTCTTGTCGCCTTGGCGCTTATCGCCTGGCAGCTGCGGGTGTCGCGCGACGCGATGTCCTGGCTGACGTTCGGGCTCGCTGTCTGGCTCGGTTTCGAGGGGGAACGGCTCGTCGGCTGGAATATGGCGCGTCGCGGCTATGTCGAGCAGGATCTCGTCATCGGCGATGACATGGACGAGGCGGAGGCGGCCTACTTTCACCGCCATCGCCTTTCTGAGCCGACCGCGAAAGACGGTGACGCTGGGGAGCCCGCTCCTTGA
- a CDS encoding Na+/H+ antiporter has product MIAGLQTLVFLLAAVAFVAFIASRSGAAAPILLVAAGVLIAVAPGVPTLVLEPQFVLLLVLPPVIYISAVNMSWREFKFNLRPILLLAVGCVVFTTISVSLATKWLLGWPLAVGFVLGAIVSPPDAVAPLAIARRMQLPRRISVILEGEGLANDATALVLYRFAVAAVSVGSFSLAQGGETFTAIIAGEIVWGIGVGWTMLRLRRFMRDPRIEITLSLITPFLAYWPPEHLGGSGVIATVATGLYISWNGPRLISAATRLQGVFFWDFFLFLIEGLVFLFTGLQAQALFARIQDHSLYELTTSAAIVSLVVIAARFVWTFPITYLPRWLIPPLARRDPSPPWQWPFIISFTGVRGIVSLAAALAIPLATADGAPFPYRDSIFFLTFCVVMVTLVFQGSALPWIIRKLGLVKTGMRERVLDRAEELRARHAAIEASSAKLARFGVENDVPEEAMNSLLAQQDYFLSRVRMKCEASEERRALTALHDEIDLQLIAEERNLINGMLREGELTDEARRRIERELDLREADVLNRKKERLG; this is encoded by the coding sequence ATGATCGCGGGTCTCCAAACGCTTGTCTTTCTTCTCGCGGCGGTGGCGTTCGTCGCCTTCATCGCGTCGCGCTCCGGCGCCGCCGCGCCAATCCTGCTCGTCGCGGCCGGCGTGCTGATCGCCGTTGCCCCGGGCGTGCCCACCCTTGTGCTCGAGCCGCAGTTCGTGCTGCTGCTCGTGCTGCCGCCGGTGATCTACATCTCCGCGGTCAATATGAGCTGGCGGGAGTTCAAATTTAATCTGCGGCCGATCCTTCTGCTCGCCGTCGGCTGCGTCGTCTTCACCACCATTTCCGTTTCACTCGCGACGAAATGGCTGCTCGGCTGGCCACTGGCCGTCGGTTTCGTGCTCGGCGCGATCGTGTCGCCGCCCGACGCCGTCGCGCCGCTCGCCATTGCGCGACGCATGCAGTTGCCGCGGCGCATCTCGGTCATTTTGGAGGGAGAGGGTCTCGCCAACGACGCCACCGCGCTTGTCCTTTATCGCTTCGCGGTGGCGGCGGTCAGCGTCGGCTCCTTTTCGCTGGCGCAAGGAGGCGAGACGTTCACGGCGATTATCGCCGGCGAAATCGTGTGGGGCATCGGCGTCGGCTGGACGATGCTGCGGCTGCGTCGCTTCATGCGCGATCCGCGCATTGAAATCACTCTCTCGCTGATCACCCCGTTCTTGGCCTATTGGCCGCCTGAACATCTCGGCGGCTCGGGCGTCATCGCGACGGTCGCCACCGGCCTTTATATCAGCTGGAATGGCCCCAGATTGATCAGCGCCGCGACGCGTCTGCAAGGCGTGTTCTTCTGGGATTTCTTCCTTTTTCTGATCGAAGGCCTGGTTTTTCTCTTCACCGGTCTACAGGCGCAGGCGCTTTTTGCGCGAATCCAAGACCATTCCCTGTACGAACTGACGACGTCCGCCGCGATCGTTTCGCTTGTCGTAATCGCGGCGCGGTTCGTGTGGACGTTTCCAATCACCTACCTGCCGCGCTGGCTCATTCCGCCGCTGGCGCGACGCGATCCATCGCCGCCGTGGCAGTGGCCGTTCATCATTTCCTTCACTGGCGTGCGCGGGATCGTCTCGCTCGCCGCGGCGCTGGCGATCCCGCTCGCCACAGCGGACGGCGCGCCGTTTCCCTATCGCGACTCGATCTTTTTTCTCACCTTCTGCGTCGTGATGGTGACGCTCGTCTTCCAGGGGTCGGCGTTGCCCTGGATCATTCGCAAACTCGGCCTCGTCAAAACCGGCATGAGGGAACGCGTCCTCGACCGCGCTGAAGAGCTGCGCGCCCGCCACGCCGCGATCGAGGCGTCGAGCGCAAAACTCGCGCGTTTTGGCGTGGAAAATGACGTCCCGGAAGAAGCGATGAACTCGCTTCTCGCGCAACAGGACTATTTTCTGTCGCGCGTCCGCATGAAATGCGAGGCAAGTGAAGAACGCCGTGCGCTGACTGCGCTGCATGACGAGATCGACCTGCAGCTCATCGCCGAGGAGCGCAATCTGATCAACGGCATGCTGCGGGAAGGCGAACTCACCGACGAGGCGCGCCGCCGCATCGAGCGGGAGCTCGATTTGCGCGAGGCGGATGTGCTGAATCGGAAGAAAGAGCGGCTGGGGTAG
- the hisF gene encoding imidazole glycerol phosphate synthase subunit HisF encodes MLKARVIPCLDVKGGRVVKGVNFVDLRDAGDPVECAIAYDAAGADELCFLDITASHEDRGILLDVVQRTAEACFMPLTVGGGVRTLDDIRNLLLAGADKVSINSAAVANPGFVREASEKFGAQCIVVAIDAKRAAEGRWEIFTHGGRRATGIDAVQFARDVSELGAGEILLTSMDRDGTKSGFDIALTRAVADAVQVPVIASGGVGTLDHLVAGVKEGHASAVLAASIFHFGEYSIPQAKLHMAAAGLPMRLDGLEAGR; translated from the coding sequence ATGCTGAAGGCGCGCGTCATTCCCTGCCTGGACGTGAAAGGCGGACGCGTCGTCAAAGGCGTCAATTTCGTCGATCTGCGCGACGCCGGCGATCCGGTCGAATGCGCCATCGCCTATGACGCCGCCGGCGCCGACGAACTCTGCTTTCTCGACATCACCGCAAGCCATGAAGACCGCGGCATACTGCTCGACGTCGTGCAGCGCACGGCGGAAGCCTGCTTCATGCCGCTGACCGTCGGCGGCGGCGTGCGCACGCTGGATGACATCCGCAATCTGCTGCTCGCGGGCGCCGACAAGGTCTCGATTAATTCCGCCGCCGTCGCCAATCCCGGCTTCGTTCGCGAAGCATCGGAAAAATTTGGCGCGCAATGCATCGTTGTGGCCATTGACGCCAAGCGCGCAGCCGAGGGACGCTGGGAAATCTTCACCCATGGCGGACGCCGCGCAACGGGGATCGACGCGGTGCAATTTGCACGCGACGTCAGCGAACTCGGCGCAGGCGAAATCCTGCTGACCTCGATGGACCGCGACGGCACAAAGAGCGGCTTCGACATCGCGCTGACGCGGGCCGTCGCCGACGCGGTGCAGGTGCCGGTCATCGCCTCGGGCGGCGTCGGAACGCTCGACCATCTCGTCGCCGGCGTCAAGGAAGGCCATGCGAGCGCCGTGCTCGCCGCTTCGATTTTCCATTTCGGCGAATATTCGATCCCGCAGGCGAAGCTTCACATGGCGGCTGCGGGGCTGCCGATGCGCCTCGACGGCCTGGAGGCGGGGAGATGA